ACGCTTGATATCTATCTTTTAGATTTGTAAAAAATTCTTCTGCTCTTGATTCCACATACAAGGAAAGATCACCTCCACTTCTCCAGATACTTGTATATCCCAAAAGCAGGTTTTTGAATTGGATACTTTTATGAGTTCGGCCCATCTCTTCTAACGCTTCCATTTGAGAAACACCGAATTGTTCTACGTTTCTTTTTAGAAGAAATGCCTCTTTTTCTATTGATTTGAATAGTCCTGTTTGACCAAATAATTGGAAACTATCATACATGCCAATTCCAACATTTTGCAAAACAGATGCGAATATAACAAATGACGGTAGTTCCTCCTCTACTTTTTTCTTTCTTTCTTTACTTAGACTAGATTGTTGAATCTTGGGATATGCAAAAATCAAAATTGAGACTAAATTAAGTGCAAGAAAAATTGGGGAGAATATAATGTAAAGAAATATGCTTACTGGGGCCAAAACTATTGCAGAAATAATAATTGATTTTCTTAGTATTTCAAGAAAGAGCAGTGTGTCAAGAGGTTTTCCTGAAAACAACACATCATTGTTGATATCCTCAAAAACAGAATCCCATGCAGAACTTATACTAATTTTTAATGATGATTTTTTCTGAATTTTTTGACTCATTCAATACATAGACTCTAAATTTTCGTTATAAGGAAAATTACAGATAATAAACTAATAATGACAAACAACGAACAAAAAAAGTTCGCACTCAAAAGACGTCGTGCCATTAGTCCAATTTTGGCAGTGATAGTACTACTTGGAATTACTGTAGTAGCAGGAGGACTAGTATTTTCAGTCTTCTCAACTTCTGCAACTACAGCAAGTTCAGCAGATGTTATTGCTATCCAAAATGTTCAGGCAATAAAAGGTACAGGTCATGCAGACATTACTGCAACTGTCAAAAATGCAGGAGGACAACCATGGACCAAAATAGAAATGACTGTTTCAAAATCTGAACTCAGTGAGCCAATTCTTTACGAATCACTGCACGAGGTTTTCCAAGGATGTGATGGAACACCTGATGCAAGTGGCAATTGTGCAGAGGGAGATGCCAAAGAAAGAGACAATCCTATGAGAGCTCAATGGTTAGGTTCCCTTGATAAAACTGGTGGAACCACTGGTGAGGCCGATAAAGGTGAAGGTATTGCAGCAGGAAGAAAACTTGTTTTTGAACCAAAAGACAGCTATAGAACCATCAAAATATTGAATGGGACCTCTGTAGGTGAAGCATTTGGGGTAAAAGCACCATCAGCAACATACACAGGGGATCTTACAGCATGTACATTAACTTCATCATGGAGTAATGGATGTACTGCAACTCTCAAGGAATTGGATTCTAGTGTGGGAGGCAATATTGCCTGTAAATTAACCTCAGATTCGGTTGATGGTGAATGTAAAGCATATACTCATCAAGACATCACAGGTAGTCCCATAGGTACAGGTCAGTCAGTCTACTTTTATGCAGATGTCTTTACTAATGAAATTACTGGTCTCAATAACCAAGTAGTTAGAGTAGGAGATAACTTAGTGGCCAACATCTTTGCGACAAATGCAGATGGAGGAGAAACTAGAGTGCAAACCATAATCAAAGTAACGGGTGTCTAACCCTATTTTTTATTTTTTAATAATGACTAGTCTGAATAAATTTATAGAATTATGTCCGGATTAAAAATGAACAAAAAAAGAACAGTATTTTTTATATTATCATTTATGATTTCTACATATTCATTTCCAACTATTTATGGAGAAATGATAGGAGAGGATTTAGGAAGGATTAATGATCTAATTGTTTCTAATTCTGCTATTTATTTTTTTGAATACCAACCAAATAATGATTCTTCAACATGGAATTATGACACATACATCATGAAGAGTGAAGGAAAAGATATCAACCAAGCATCTAAATCATTATTTATCTATCCAACTGAGCTAAACGATTTTGAAAATGATCTTTACTTTGCTACCCTATCAGATCAATGCTTGGGTATAACAATTTGTGATTACCAAGATATAATTAAAATGTCAAAGACTGATGGAAGTTTTGAAAAAATCGTGATGGATTTAAAATCAGCCATCCACATTTCATTAAATGATAAAAAATTATTTGTGTCTGAATCAAATGGGAAAATTTGGGAAATTTCTCTTGACGGACATGAAAAAAAATTACTTTATAGTGGAAACAACATCATCATGGATATTACTGCTCATGGAAATTCGGCATATTGGATTGAAGAAATTGAGGACCAAAACAACAGAATACTGGGAATTACAAATGAAGAGGAGCCCAGAATAATAGATGCCAATCTAAAGATCCCCTATGATCTTAGAGTGGAAGATGGTATTTTGCATTGGAATGAGATTTCAATCATGCCCACTAGAGGCACTATTGCGGAATTTACAGAGTTAAAGACTTTTTTCAATAATTCTGTGGAAACAAAATCCGAATTTGAGAATACATCCCCTCTTTCTAAAGATAGAGTATCTTATGGGCCATACAGAGTTTATGGGGATTTTCTGTTCTTGGTAAACAATACACAAAATAATTCAATCATTCATTTGTTAAATTTTAGTAACAATACAAAATATAACATCTCCACAGTAACAGATTATGACATAAAATTCCTTAGAAATGACATGTCAAATCTATATGTAGTTGGAGTAAATGATAGTGGGTTCATCATAGAAAAATTTCCATTACTGGTAAATGTACCGGAGTTTCCAATGGTCATGATATTCTCAGCTATTATTATGGGCCTAAGTTTGACAGTTGTTTCGCGGAAATTTTTTCATTACTGAGTTCGCCTAAAGATTTTGTAGCTAGTACAGATACATATCTCTCTAATGGATCATAATAGAATTTTTCAAGTTCTTCTGAAACCTTACTAAATTCTGTAATATTGTTTTGTACCATTCTCATAAGAAAACACATTCTGGTGATTAATTGATTGGTAAGATCTTCTTTTGTCCATCCATTTATCATTGAAACCTCGCGAAGTCTCTCTGAGTTTTTCACAAGCTCTTCTACCCCCTCAGGAAAGAATTGCATCTCTGATGCATCCCAACCCATGACTTTTTTTAGCTCAATTTTGTCATCTCTTGGCACTATTTCTGTAATTTCAGTAACCCGTCGGACAATCTTTCCATCTGGTGTAACAAGTCTATTTTGTTGCACAATGCTTGAAATCAACATCTGACCACTCAGATGTACATTCATTGGGGGACTTTTCATCCTAACTAGCGTTGCACTTGCATCTGATGCATGAAAACTAGTCAACCCTCCGTGTCCTGTAGCTACTGCTTGAATGAGTGATGAAATTTCTTCTCCCCTTACCTCACCTACCACAATATAATCAGGACGTGATCGAAGCGATAGCCTGACAAGTTCATTCATTGCAACTTCATATTTGTCAGAAAGTATGCTAGAACCCTTTCTTGTGATTAGACGTTGCCAATGAACATGCCCCATTCTAAGTTCTGGAGTGTCTTCAATGGTAGTTATTTTCATTTGTGGGTTAATCAAAGAAGTGAGTGCGCCTATGGTTGTTGTTTTTCCAGCAGCAGTCGAACCAATAATTAAAACAAAAGCTTTAGAATCTAATAATGTCCAAACATATGCTGCCATAAGTGGGTTTAATGTTCCCATCTGCAGTAATTTTGTAATTGTTAGTGGTTTTTTACCAAATTTACGTATTGTAAAATTAGGTCCTGGCAAAGATACTTCTTTTCCAAATGTGGCAGCTATTCTATGTCCTTCTTTTGTCATACTATCAATATAGGGAACTGCTGCAGTCATACTTTTTCCAGTTCTTTGAACAAGTTTTTGGACAAAAGAGTTTGTAGCCTCTATACTGCCAAAACTAATGTTGGTATCAAGTATACTATATTCACCAAATTTTTTATGAATTATTCCAACTGGACTGTCAAAATTCTCCTCAAGAATATCTTCTAAATTATCATCTTTCATCAACACATCAATTATACCATAACCAAATGCATCTCTCATTACATAGTACAACAATGTATCCAGAATTGGAATGATATGTTTTTCCAATTTCATCTTCTTTGCTATTTCAATTATTTTCTTTTTTAGATATATTCTAGTTGATAGATCATTTCCAATTTCAGAAGGCAATGAAATGTAAAGAAATTTCATAATTTTTGTATAAATTGCCTTACCAACATTATCTATTTGTGGTTCATCGATAAGATAATGCATCTTACCTTTCTTATCCTTGCCGATGTATACCCTACATAGTCCTACATTATAATTTGCAAAGATTTCATAATCTAGAATATTTTCTATTGAAAGATTTACAAGCTGAAAAATAAATTTTGATTTTGTTTCGCTGGAAGGAGAAAAGAATGATGAAATCTTTTCAAAAATTGAATCATTTCCTCTGGCATCGATGTTTATTTTGCCCATCTTTTCTCAATTAGAATTGTTTTCTTTTGCTTATATGCAAAATTATGAGATTTAATAGATTGATGAGGAATAGAAGAGCAATCACCCCTATTCTTTCTGGAATTATTCTTATGGCAATTACAATAATGGGAGGAAGTATACTATATGGCATACAGAATCAGGTTATGGTGGCAGGGCTTTCATCAATTGAACTTAGAATTATTGATTTAAAATTAGAAAAAGATGTAAATAATTCATGTTATTTTCAAACTGTTTTTTATAATTCAGGATCAGAATCAATACAAGAAATTTCTCTAAAAACAACATTGGATAGTGGCGAGGATTTTGTAAGAAAAATTAACAATTTTGGGGGGGAACTAGTTCCTAGAAATTCGACAGAATATTTTGAATTTTTAGAATCTTCTAATTTGGAATGTGGTAATTTTACTAGGTCTAACACTTATTCGGTATTTGTTAATGCTACGTCGTCTGATTCTAAATTTAGTACAATCAAGGCTTTGAAAATTGAGGCTGTTTCTTAGATATGCGTAGACGGGCAGTAAGTGAGATTATTGGCGCAGTTATTGTCATAACGGTAGTCGTGGCAGGACTTGGAATTTACACTAGTCTTTCGCAACAACGAATTTTGGGCGATACACTATCAGTGAAAGAAACAATTCAACAACAAGATGACAGAGTCTCAGAAATGTTGGAATATGTCGGCATGTTTGTAACTAACACAGATAAGATAAGCGTATTTGTACATAATTTTGGATTGAAAAATGTTACAATGTCAAAATTATTTGTCAATGGCACTATGGATATGGGGGAAAGCCCAAGATCTTTTCATGTTCAAAATATCACAGGATCGGTCATATTTCCAAACAACAAAACACTCCAAGTAGGAAAAACAAGTGAAATTGTTTTGGATTTTGGAATTCCTATCACTGAAGGAATTTCAAATATTGTGATTAAGACAGACTCTGATAAAATTATACAGTTCACAAATAACACAAATTGAAAAATCTTTTTTGATTGATATTTTAATTTAGTTTACTTCCATCAGATATTGTTTGAAGGTTTTTGTTTGCATCAAAACATAACATCATGTTATCATGTTCTATATCTTTAGATTATATTCTTGAATTTCTTCTTCAGGCTTTCTTAGCAGTGTGTCTATCTGGTCCTTGTTTTCAATTCTATTCTCATTAATTTCTAGCCATAACTTTCCAATGTCTGTTAGAATGTAGTATTTTGGATGATATTTTCTTCCTGCAGAATTGAATCTTCTTATTCTAGAATTGTAACTTATGACGATGTTTTTTTCATCTAATCTCTGCATAATCGCATAGATATTTTTTGTAGGTTTTTGGAAAAAAGTACTCAAAAACTGTAATGAGGACTTTTCTGTTCTTTCTAAAATGTAAATAATTGATTTCCCCAGTTTTCCAAGCTTTATCTCATCAATATGTTTTAGATCTCGTACCTGTTCTTTATTTATGATAATTTCAGGCAAATCAATATTTTTTATGACTTGTTTATTAACAGAGAAATAATCGCTGTCTGTCATGAATCCTTTTATTTTCAATGAATGAGTAATTGTATCTATTCGACCACTTTTTTTAGAAACGATTGAAAACAAACCACCAAGTTGTTTTTCATCAATATTTGGATATTTTTTTAAAATGGCAAGTACTATTTTTTCATTATTCCCTAATTTCATTAAGAATTCCCTTTGTTAGGACTATGGTAACATCAAATTTTGCATTTTTTATCAAGCTGACAAGTTCTTCTTTTGGATAAAATTTTGAAGAGAAAACATCAACATCTGTACCTCTTTCAAATTTTTTCTTTATGATTACATTATTTTGTTCAATATGTTCATACACAGTATTGTTTTTTATATTGATGTCAAATCTTAAACCACATCTACATGTTAGTGGGAATTCCTTTACTTTATTTTGAAGGGATCTTTTCTTGTATGTTTTTTTTTGTTTGGTTTCTGAAATTTTTTCAATCTCTTCTAGAACTTCGTGTACACTTGGAATAGAAACAAGTGTTTCATCTGTAGGTCCATACATAATGTCTCTGAAGATCCAATCTACTACCAGTGTTTGTTTTTCAGGAGGTAAATCTGCAATACTTGCAAGATGATCAGGTGTGATTTGATTTAAAATAAATTGATATTTCTTTTTCGAATTCTCCAATATTTTATTAATTACTGATTTTGTATCATCATGCAGAGATCTAATCTTCAATAAAGTTGAAACATATTTTTTGTTTACATTATATTCTTGGGCAACTTTGTCGGTGTTTGAGCCTGACTGTATTTCTTCGTAGAACATGTCTGAAAGTAAAAGGGGATTGGAATATCCTTCCTTATTCATTTGAAAAGATGCTATTCTCAAATCATGAAGGTCTTTGATATTTGTAAATAATTGACAGGTAATCCTTGTTTCCCCAGATTTCAGGGCAGCCTTGATACGCGAATGTCCATCTACGATGTAAAATTTTTTCTTAATCTGGGCAACTATTGGATATGGTACGGATTCAACCCCAGCATTTTTTATTGATTCTACAATAGAGTCAAAGTCACTTTGGTACATCAATCTAAAATGCCATGGATTCTCCTGAATCTTTTTGATTTCTAGTCTCAACATAGATTTCATGCCAGAATCTCACGAATTTTTGGTCTCATAATACTTGTAGTGCTGCTAAGAATTGCTTCCTTTGCAGAAGAACTGGGATCTGTGTCAATACTTTGCAGCATTCTATATGAGCGAGTTCTGATGGTTTCAAAATACTCATTTCCAGCTTCATTGATTATAATGTGCTGAATTTTTGCCAAATATGCCTGATGGTAATGATATTTTGTAGGAGAAATAATGCGGAATTGTTCCTCATCAATCTTTTTTGAAATTTTATTTAATGATCGTAGTACTGCTTTTTCTGAGCGTCTTATTTTCTTGCCGGAGCTATTTTCTAATTCTAAAAATATATCTTCTAGAAGCCTGGGTATTTCGTGGATTCTACAAGCATAGATTGTTGCAAAAAGTATTGCGTATTTTTTTGAAATGTTTTTTTTGCAAAGTTTAATTGATGTTTGTACTATTGTTTGGATAGCAAATTGTGGCAAGTTTAAATTTTTTGCCAGTCTTGCTGCAATTGCATAATGTTCTGAAAGTCCAAACATTCCAATACTGTGTGTATTTTTATCGTTTACACTAGCAACTTCACTATATCCTAAAACTTTTCCACAATCTTTGCAAACAAACTCTCCCTCAATATCGGCAACATGATGTTTACATGTAGTGATTGTTAGTGACAACATTAGGATAACCTAATGAGGATTAATTTAAAACAAGTGTGAATTCTAGAATGTTATTTTCATTTCTTAGCTTATGATTTGATTCTATGTTTATCAAACATCAAAATGTAATTTTTTTTAATTATTTGTTCTATGACAAAAATTCACTAAAACGTGATTTTTTAATTTAACTAATCATTTATCTGTCTTGGATATTGTTTTAGAGTTTTAGAATATTCTTTAGTAATGTAAAATTAAAATCACCGACATATATTATAGCAAAAAACTTTGATTTATGTTATTGAAAGAATATACCAGTCTTCATAAACCGAATCATTTTTCATTGAGAGATTTATTGAAAGCACTTCCCAACCAGTCAGTATTCAATAATTTTTAGTGATGAAAAATGATTCGTTCTTTCAATAAAACAATCACCATCATTGCGGATAAACTAACGATTAAAGCAGAAAAAGATCATTATTGGGATAACCATACCCAACAATTTGTCAAGAATATAGTAATTTCAAATTTTTCACTAAAAATGAAG
This genomic window from Nitrosopumilus ureiphilus contains:
- a CDS encoding archaellin/type IV pilin N-terminal domain-containing protein, with translation MRNRRAITPILSGIILMAITIMGGSILYGIQNQVMVAGLSSIELRIIDLKLEKDVNNSCYFQTVFYNSGSESIQEISLKTTLDSGEDFVRKINNFGGELVPRNSTEYFEFLESSNLECGNFTRSNTYSVFVNATSSDSKFSTIKALKIEAVS
- a CDS encoding type II/IV secretion system ATPase subunit, which gives rise to MGKINIDARGNDSIFEKISSFFSPSSETKSKFIFQLVNLSIENILDYEIFANYNVGLCRVYIGKDKKGKMHYLIDEPQIDNVGKAIYTKIMKFLYISLPSEIGNDLSTRIYLKKKIIEIAKKMKLEKHIIPILDTLLYYVMRDAFGYGIIDVLMKDDNLEDILEENFDSPVGIIHKKFGEYSILDTNISFGSIEATNSFVQKLVQRTGKSMTAAVPYIDSMTKEGHRIAATFGKEVSLPGPNFTIRKFGKKPLTITKLLQMGTLNPLMAAYVWTLLDSKAFVLIIGSTAAGKTTTIGALTSLINPQMKITTIEDTPELRMGHVHWQRLITRKGSSILSDKYEVAMNELVRLSLRSRPDYIVVGEVRGEEISSLIQAVATGHGGLTSFHASDASATLVRMKSPPMNVHLSGQMLISSIVQQNRLVTPDGKIVRRVTEITEIVPRDDKIELKKVMGWDASEMQFFPEGVEELVKNSERLREVSMINGWTKEDLTNQLITRMCFLMRMVQNNITEFSKVSEELEKFYYDPLERYVSVLATKSLGELSNEKISAKQLSNLGP
- a CDS encoding ParB/RepB/Spo0J family partition protein, with the protein product MKSMLRLEIKKIQENPWHFRLMYQSDFDSIVESIKNAGVESVPYPIVAQIKKKFYIVDGHSRIKAALKSGETRITCQLFTNIKDLHDLRIASFQMNKEGYSNPLLLSDMFYEEIQSGSNTDKVAQEYNVNKKYVSTLLKIRSLHDDTKSVINKILENSKKKYQFILNQITPDHLASIADLPPEKQTLVVDWIFRDIMYGPTDETLVSIPSVHEVLEEIEKISETKQKKTYKKRSLQNKVKEFPLTCRCGLRFDINIKNNTVYEHIEQNNVIIKKKFERGTDVDVFSSKFYPKEELVSLIKNAKFDVTIVLTKGILNEIRE
- a CDS encoding archaellin/type IV pilin N-terminal domain-containing protein, which gives rise to MTNNEQKKFALKRRRAISPILAVIVLLGITVVAGGLVFSVFSTSATTASSADVIAIQNVQAIKGTGHADITATVKNAGGQPWTKIEMTVSKSELSEPILYESLHEVFQGCDGTPDASGNCAEGDAKERDNPMRAQWLGSLDKTGGTTGEADKGEGIAAGRKLVFEPKDSYRTIKILNGTSVGEAFGVKAPSATYTGDLTACTLTSSWSNGCTATLKELDSSVGGNIACKLTSDSVDGECKAYTHQDITGSPIGTGQSVYFYADVFTNEITGLNNQVVRVGDNLVANIFATNADGGETRVQTIIKVTGV